A genomic window from Streptomyces mirabilis includes:
- a CDS encoding succinate dehydrogenase hydrophobic membrane anchor subunit, whose protein sequence is MSTTETAASGIGPVEGAGEFSAYSVDNPAPFIEAPRKRTKKTPKSTRGNFEMYGWLFMRLSGIVLVVLVIGHLLIQLVLDGGVSKIGFAFVAGRWASPWWQAWDLAMLWLAMLHGTNGLRTVINDYAERANTRLWLKGLLYTATVFTILLGTLVIFTFDPNIR, encoded by the coding sequence ATGTCCACTACTGAGACCGCCGCTTCCGGCATCGGCCCCGTCGAGGGCGCGGGTGAGTTCTCCGCGTACAGCGTCGACAACCCGGCGCCGTTCATCGAGGCCCCGCGCAAGCGCACCAAGAAGACCCCGAAGTCCACTCGTGGCAACTTCGAGATGTACGGCTGGCTGTTCATGCGCCTGTCCGGCATCGTGCTGGTCGTCCTCGTCATCGGCCACCTGCTCATCCAGCTCGTCCTCGACGGCGGTGTCTCCAAGATCGGCTTCGCGTTCGTCGCGGGCCGCTGGGCCTCCCCGTGGTGGCAGGCCTGGGACCTCGCGATGCTGTGGCTCGCGATGCTGCACGGCACCAACGGCCTGCGCACGGTCATCAACGACTACGCGGAGCGCGCGAACACCCGGCTGTGGCTCAAGGGCCTGCTCTACACCGCCACGGTGTTCACCATCCTGCTGGGCACGCTGGTGATCTTCACCTTCGACCCGAACATCCGCTAG
- a CDS encoding DUF4328 domain-containing protein, producing MPVPGGTTAPPHGDAWLRSPVGLGRAVAVLLGMVVAVGLLAIWAGVKVYDVTGTIVDGEVGEAVQRDAAHADSVMAAVGVVQVASLVATVVVYLVWFHRVRINAEVFDPFGHEMGRAWTGWGWFVPVVNLWFPRRIMLNTWDASRPAGTRTSHGLVNAWWAMWIITLVVGRTGFVRYRSAETAAELYVAAGDVLFADVTGVVAAVLAILVVLRLTRMQNEKALRGPVPPGEPVPAAVRDHR from the coding sequence ATGCCCGTGCCCGGGGGCACCACGGCGCCGCCGCACGGGGATGCCTGGCTGCGCTCGCCGGTGGGTCTCGGGAGGGCGGTCGCGGTGCTGCTCGGCATGGTCGTCGCCGTGGGTCTCCTCGCGATCTGGGCGGGCGTCAAGGTCTACGACGTCACGGGCACCATCGTGGACGGCGAGGTCGGCGAGGCGGTCCAGCGGGACGCGGCCCACGCGGACTCGGTCATGGCCGCGGTCGGGGTCGTGCAAGTGGCCTCCCTGGTCGCCACGGTCGTCGTCTACCTCGTCTGGTTCCACCGGGTGCGGATCAACGCCGAGGTGTTCGACCCGTTCGGGCACGAGATGGGGCGCGCCTGGACGGGCTGGGGCTGGTTCGTGCCGGTGGTGAACCTCTGGTTCCCGCGCCGGATCATGCTCAACACCTGGGACGCGAGCCGTCCCGCCGGCACCCGCACCTCACACGGGCTCGTCAACGCCTGGTGGGCGATGTGGATCATCACACTGGTCGTCGGCCGGACCGGGTTCGTCCGTTACCGCAGCGCCGAGACCGCCGCGGAGCTCTACGTCGCCGCGGGCGACGTGTTGTTCGCGGACGTCACCGGCGTCGTGGCCGCCGTACTCGCCATCCTCGTCGTCCTGCGGCTGACCCGGATGCAGAACGAGAAGGCCCTGCGCGGCCCGGTCCCGCCCGGGGAGCCGGTCCCGGCGGCCGTCCGGGACCACCGCTGA
- the sdhA gene encoding succinate dehydrogenase flavoprotein subunit: MQIHKYDTVIVGAGGAGMRAAIEATKRSRTAVLTKLYPTRSHTGAAQGGMAAALANVEEDNWEWHTFDTVKGGDYLVDQDAAEILAKEAIDSVLDLEKMGLPFNRTPEGRIDQRRFGGHSRNHGEAPVRRSCYAADRTGHMILQTLYQNCVKEGVEFFNEFYVLDQLITEVDGVKHSAGVVAYELATGEIHVFQAKAVIYASGGTGKFFKVTSNAHTLTGDGQAAVYRRGLPLEDMEFFQFHPTGIWRMGILLTEGARGEGGILRNKDGERFMEKYAPVMKDLASRDVVSRSIYTEIREGRGCGPEGDHVYLDLTHLPPEQLDAKLPDITEFARTYLGIEPYTDPIPIQPTAHYAMGGIPTNVQGEVLRDNTTVVPGLYAAGEVACVSVHGANRLGTNSLLDINVFGRRAGIAAAEYSAKAGYVELPEDPASQVVSQVEHLRNSTGTERVAALRLELQECMDANVMVFRTEQTIKTAVEKIAELRERYRNVSIQDKGKRFNTDLLEAIELGNLLDLAEVMAVSALARKESRGGHYREDYPNRDDVNFMRHTMAYREVGDDGTESIRLDYKPVVQTRYQPMERKY, encoded by the coding sequence ATGCAGATCCACAAGTACGACACCGTCATCGTGGGCGCCGGCGGCGCCGGCATGCGCGCCGCCATCGAGGCGACGAAGCGCAGCCGCACCGCCGTGCTGACGAAGCTCTACCCCACCCGCTCCCACACGGGCGCGGCGCAGGGCGGCATGGCCGCCGCGCTCGCCAACGTGGAGGAGGACAACTGGGAGTGGCACACCTTCGACACGGTCAAGGGCGGTGACTACCTGGTCGACCAGGACGCCGCCGAGATCCTGGCGAAGGAGGCCATCGACTCGGTCCTCGACCTCGAGAAGATGGGCCTTCCCTTCAACCGGACGCCCGAGGGCAGGATCGACCAGCGCCGCTTCGGCGGTCACTCCCGCAACCACGGCGAGGCCCCGGTCCGCCGGTCCTGCTACGCCGCGGACCGCACCGGCCACATGATCCTCCAGACGCTGTACCAGAACTGCGTCAAGGAGGGCGTGGAGTTCTTCAACGAGTTCTACGTCCTCGACCAGCTGATCACCGAGGTCGACGGCGTCAAGCACTCGGCCGGTGTGGTCGCCTACGAACTGGCGACCGGCGAGATCCACGTCTTCCAGGCGAAGGCCGTGATCTACGCGTCCGGCGGCACCGGCAAGTTCTTCAAGGTGACCTCCAACGCGCACACCCTGACGGGTGACGGCCAGGCGGCCGTCTACCGTCGCGGGCTGCCGCTGGAGGACATGGAGTTCTTCCAGTTCCACCCGACCGGCATCTGGCGCATGGGCATCCTGCTGACGGAGGGCGCCCGCGGTGAGGGCGGCATCCTCCGCAACAAGGACGGCGAGCGCTTCATGGAGAAGTACGCGCCGGTCATGAAGGACCTCGCGTCCCGTGACGTCGTCTCGCGCTCCATCTACACGGAGATCCGTGAGGGCCGCGGCTGCGGTCCCGAGGGCGACCACGTCTACCTCGACCTCACGCACCTCCCGCCGGAGCAGCTGGACGCCAAGCTCCCGGACATCACGGAGTTCGCGCGCACCTACCTCGGCATCGAGCCCTACACGGACCCGATCCCGATCCAGCCCACCGCGCACTACGCCATGGGCGGCATCCCCACGAACGTCCAGGGTGAGGTGCTCCGCGACAACACGACCGTCGTGCCGGGCCTGTACGCCGCCGGCGAGGTCGCCTGTGTGTCCGTGCACGGCGCCAACCGCCTCGGCACCAACTCGCTCCTGGACATCAACGTGTTCGGGCGCCGCGCGGGCATCGCCGCCGCCGAGTACTCGGCGAAGGCCGGCTATGTCGAGCTGCCCGAGGACCCCGCCTCGCAGGTCGTCTCGCAGGTCGAGCACCTGCGCAACTCCACGGGCACGGAGCGGGTCGCCGCGCTGCGCCTGGAGCTGCAGGAGTGCATGGACGCCAACGTGATGGTGTTCCGCACCGAGCAGACGATCAAGACGGCGGTCGAGAAGATCGCCGAGCTGCGCGAGCGCTACCGGAACGTCTCGATCCAGGACAAGGGCAAGCGGTTCAACACGGACCTCCTCGAGGCCATCGAGCTGGGTAACCTGCTCGACCTGGCCGAGGTCATGGCCGTCTCCGCGCTCGCCCGCAAGGAGTCCCGCGGCGGTCACTACCGCGAGGACTACCCGAACCGCGACGACGTCAACTTCATGCGCCACACCATGGCGTACCGCGAGGTCGGCGACGACGGCACCGAGTCCATCCGTCTCGACTACAAGCCGGTCGTCCAGACCCGCTACCAGCCGATGGAGCGTAAGTACTGA
- a CDS encoding VOC family protein, with protein MLLPVGNLGAAVEFYGRAGIPVAFRLDEAGIALLKVGKETPGLLLRLEEELGPRPPLWASARVWLEVRDARATADALASAGIRPLAPVFPVATGWTVEIADPWGNVIGFTDYGKRPELGRHQA; from the coding sequence GTGCTGCTGCCCGTCGGGAACCTCGGTGCCGCGGTGGAGTTCTACGGGCGGGCCGGCATTCCGGTGGCGTTCCGGCTCGATGAGGCCGGGATCGCGCTGCTGAAGGTGGGCAAGGAGACGCCGGGACTGCTGCTGCGACTGGAGGAGGAGCTCGGCCCGCGGCCGCCGCTGTGGGCCTCGGCGCGGGTGTGGCTTGAGGTCAGGGACGCGCGGGCCACGGCCGACGCGCTGGCCTCGGCGGGCATCCGGCCGCTCGCGCCCGTCTTCCCGGTCGCCACCGGCTGGACCGTCGAGATCGCCGACCCCTGGGGCAACGTCATCGGCTTCACGGACTACGGCAAGCGGCCCGAGCTGGGCCGCCACCAGGCGTGA
- a CDS encoding succinate dehydrogenase iron-sulfur subunit — protein MATPTLDKADSAGQPEAGFADSPYITATFRIRRFNPEVAAEAVWEDFQLEIDPKERVLDALHKIKWDQDGTLTFRRSCAHGICGSDAMRINGKNRLACKTLIKDINPAKPITVEPIKGLTVLKDLVVDMEPFFQAYRDVMPFLITKDTNEPTRERLQSAEDRERFDDTTKCILCAACTSSCPVFWNDGQYFGPAAIVNAHRFIFDSRDEAGEQRLEILNDKDGVWRCRTTFNCTDACPRGIEVTKAIQEVKRALITRRF, from the coding sequence ATGGCTACCCCGACCCTCGACAAGGCGGACAGCGCCGGCCAGCCCGAGGCGGGCTTCGCCGACTCGCCGTACATCACCGCCACCTTCCGCATCCGCCGCTTCAACCCCGAGGTCGCGGCGGAGGCGGTCTGGGAAGACTTCCAGCTGGAGATCGACCCGAAGGAGCGCGTCCTCGACGCCCTCCACAAGATCAAGTGGGACCAGGACGGAACCCTCACGTTCCGTCGCTCCTGCGCGCACGGCATCTGCGGCTCGGACGCCATGCGGATCAACGGCAAGAACCGTCTCGCCTGCAAGACGCTGATCAAGGACATCAACCCCGCCAAGCCGATCACGGTCGAGCCCATCAAGGGTCTGACGGTCCTCAAGGACCTCGTGGTCGACATGGAGCCGTTCTTCCAGGCGTACCGCGATGTGATGCCCTTCCTGATCACGAAGGACACCAACGAGCCGACGCGCGAGCGTCTGCAGTCCGCCGAGGACCGCGAGCGCTTCGACGACACCACCAAGTGCATCCTGTGCGCGGCGTGCACGTCGTCCTGCCCGGTCTTCTGGAACGACGGCCAGTACTTCGGTCCGGCCGCCATCGTCAACGCGCACCGCTTCATCTTCGACAGCCGTGACGAAGCGGGCGAGCAGCGCCTGGAGATCCTCAACGACAAGGACGGCGTGTGGCGTTGCCGCACCACGTTCAACTGCACGGACGCCTGCCCGCGCGGTATCGAGGTCACGAAGGCGATCCAGGAAGTGAAGCGCGCGCTGATCACGCGTCGCTTCTGA
- a CDS encoding zinc ribbon domain-containing protein: protein MQLPARTRLQKPPTILDTREWTCPACGTVHDRDHNAAKHVKTATGLAVAAANEKPRILGLEPEEHSRVPPPRGPRSLRHRHPRRLPVLGGGPARPRRAWQVRLPRGAPGLAPPGGPARSATGTPARPVPNLMACQMMCRTSCSASTTCCCPSGTSVPRWSSTGGPAFRWRSGSMRPGSRC from the coding sequence GTGCAGCTTCCGGCGCGCACAAGGCTCCAGAAACCGCCGACCATTTTGGACACAAGGGAGTGGACCTGCCCCGCGTGCGGCACGGTCCATGACCGGGACCACAATGCCGCGAAGCATGTCAAAACGGCCACCGGACTGGCGGTCGCAGCAGCGAACGAGAAGCCCCGAATCCTCGGGCTCGAGCCCGAGGAGCATTCTCGCGTCCCGCCCCCGCGCGGCCCTCGATCCCTACGGCACCGGCACCCCCGGCGTCTTCCTGTGCTCGGCGGCGGCCCCGCCCGGCCCCGGCGTGCATGGCAGGTGCGGCTACCCCGCGGCGCGCCCGGCCTTGCACCACCTGGGGGACCCGCACGGTCAGCCACCGGGACCCCGGCGCGGCCCGTACCTAATCTGATGGCATGTCAGATGATGTGTCGTACGAGCTGCTCGGCTTCGACAACGTGCTGCTGCCCGTCGGGAACCTCGGTGCCGCGGTGGAGTTCTACGGGCGGGCCGGCATTCCGGTGGCGTTCCGGCTCGATGAGGCCGGGATCGCGCTGCTGA
- the sdhC gene encoding succinate dehydrogenase, cytochrome b556 subunit codes for MPAGTLYRGREGMWSWVAHRVTGVLIFFFLFVHVLDTALVRVSPEDYDRVVSTYKNPIVALLEYGLVAAILFHALNGLRIIAVDFWSKGPRYQKQMLWSVVGIWVVLMVGALYPVLGHAFREVFGS; via the coding sequence GTGCCGGCTGGAACGCTGTACCGCGGCCGGGAAGGAATGTGGTCCTGGGTGGCTCATCGAGTCACCGGCGTCCTCATCTTCTTCTTCCTGTTCGTACACGTGCTGGACACCGCTCTCGTCCGTGTCTCCCCCGAGGACTACGACAGGGTCGTGTCCACGTACAAGAATCCGATCGTCGCGCTGCTGGAGTACGGCCTCGTCGCCGCCATCCTCTTCCACGCGCTCAACGGCCTGCGCATCATCGCCGTCGACTTCTGGTCGAAGGGCCCGCGCTACCAGAAGCAGATGCTCTGGTCCGTCGTCGGTATCTGGGTCGTGCTGATGGTCGGGGCCCTCTACCCCGTCCTCGGTCACGCATTCCGCGAAGTCTTCGGGAGCTGA
- a CDS encoding thiol-disulfide oxidoreductase DCC family protein, translated as MTGLEATRDRDAARVPVLGLTVLYDASCSLCTFLRDWLGKQPQLVPLRLVPAGSELARALFPALDHRATLDEITVVGDGGQVYRGAAAWVVCLWALREHRPLAHRLSTPAGARLAKGAMLAAAKWRSAHAQQGWGGGAYRRGDGWVYEPGGGWTYRPPGCDSGSCSTR; from the coding sequence ATGACCGGCCTCGAGGCCACCCGTGACCGGGACGCCGCACGCGTCCCGGTCCTCGGGCTCACCGTCCTCTACGACGCCTCGTGCTCGCTGTGCACCTTCCTGCGCGACTGGCTGGGCAAGCAGCCCCAGCTGGTGCCGCTGCGGCTCGTGCCGGCCGGTTCCGAGCTGGCCAGGGCACTCTTCCCCGCCCTCGACCACCGCGCCACCCTCGACGAGATCACCGTCGTCGGGGACGGCGGTCAGGTCTACCGCGGGGCCGCCGCCTGGGTCGTCTGCCTGTGGGCGCTGCGCGAGCACCGGCCGCTCGCCCACCGGCTGAGCACCCCGGCAGGGGCCCGGCTCGCCAAGGGCGCGATGCTCGCCGCCGCGAAGTGGCGCTCCGCGCACGCCCAGCAGGGATGGGGCGGGGGCGCGTACCGGCGGGGGGACGGGTGGGTGTACGAACCGGGTGGCGGATGGACGTACCGGCCTCCCGGCTGTGACAGCGGCTCCTGTTCGACTCGTTAG
- a CDS encoding 2-oxo-4-hydroxy-4-carboxy-5-ureidoimidazoline decarboxylase, with protein sequence MPSSPARLEPFNSAPADSVVRALLTCCRSLRWAHRLADHRPYPDLDAFLAAADEAGYDLTPADLTEALAGESLTLLPDGAYSAAHTALSAAHAAYESRFGHVFVICLDDFSPEESLDQVLAGIRSRLTNDPEEERLVTAEELRRLARGRLTRLLGDAASWTVRNSPNVPD encoded by the coding sequence GTGCCGTCGTCCCCGGCGCGCCTGGAGCCGTTCAACTCAGCGCCCGCCGACTCCGTCGTGCGCGCGCTCCTGACCTGCTGCCGCAGCCTGCGCTGGGCCCACCGGCTGGCCGATCACCGGCCCTACCCGGACCTGGACGCCTTCCTGGCCGCGGCCGACGAGGCGGGCTACGACCTCACCCCGGCCGACCTGACCGAGGCCCTCGCGGGCGAGTCCCTCACGCTGCTCCCGGACGGCGCCTACTCCGCCGCCCACACGGCCCTGAGCGCGGCCCACGCGGCCTACGAAAGCCGATTCGGGCACGTGTTCGTCATCTGTCTGGACGACTTCTCCCCGGAGGAATCACTGGATCAGGTGCTGGCCGGAATCCGATCACGATTGACAAACGATCCCGAAGAGGAGCGGCTGGTCACGGCGGAGGAGCTGCGCCGTCTGGCCAGGGGGCGCCTGACGCGCCTCCTCGGGGACGCGGCGTCCTGGACCGTCCGGAATAGCCCGAACGTGCCTGATTGA
- a CDS encoding glycoside hydrolase family 20 protein produces MSTGRRRRAPVQDGKRPVLIAVGVAVVTGAVAATVTLWPSGDAGAPTGASVTPGRTAAGAAPPPSPTPTRTYPLSRAPRTIPAVREHTPARGPGWRPAAGARVVVDDAALADEGKLLADELKLSYAGQTGAKDGDVELGLNSGGADPESYTLTVKNRRVTISAPGEAGVFYGTRTLKQEVHGGGTAPEGVVRDQPAKPRRGFMLDIARKPYSAAWIEDRIRELGDLKYNELGLHFSDDQGFRIQSDTHPEIVSKDHLSKTDVRDIVALAESRHIHVVPEIDSPGHLGAVIAAHPDLQLRSVAGTAPRGTVDISKPAAASLVDDLLNEYAGLFPGPYWHLGGDEYQALTVASPSTSYPQLAAAAKQAYGPGATVADLATGWLNARAQVVRGHDRTARAWNDGFFRGGTVQADKDLEVAYWTGKELGARPPVEYLSAGRKLINYNDEYLYYVLGEPQTFVYPTGQRIYEQWTPLVVRGTTPVPAKYDGQILGGSFAVWSDRANSQTQDQVAAGIRMPLRATIQKLWDPGRPTLSWTDFKNLANRLG; encoded by the coding sequence GTGAGCACGGGCAGGCGACGACGGGCGCCGGTGCAGGACGGGAAGCGGCCGGTACTGATAGCGGTCGGGGTGGCGGTGGTGACGGGTGCCGTGGCGGCGACCGTCACGCTGTGGCCGTCCGGTGACGCCGGCGCGCCGACCGGGGCGAGCGTCACTCCGGGCCGGACGGCGGCCGGGGCCGCGCCCCCACCGTCCCCCACACCGACCCGGACCTACCCTCTCTCCCGGGCCCCGCGCACCATCCCCGCCGTGCGCGAGCACACCCCGGCGCGCGGCCCCGGCTGGCGTCCCGCGGCGGGCGCCCGCGTGGTCGTCGACGACGCCGCCCTCGCCGACGAGGGAAAGCTGCTCGCCGACGAGCTGAAACTGTCGTACGCCGGACAGACGGGGGCCAAGGACGGTGACGTCGAGCTCGGCCTGAACAGCGGCGGCGCCGACCCGGAGTCCTACACCCTGACCGTCAAGAACCGTCGGGTCACCATCTCCGCGCCCGGCGAGGCGGGCGTCTTCTACGGCACCCGCACCCTCAAGCAGGAGGTGCACGGGGGCGGTACGGCGCCCGAGGGCGTCGTGCGCGACCAGCCCGCCAAGCCACGCCGCGGGTTCATGCTCGACATCGCGCGCAAGCCCTACTCCGCGGCCTGGATAGAGGACCGGATCCGGGAACTGGGCGATCTGAAGTACAACGAACTGGGGCTGCACTTCTCCGACGACCAGGGCTTCCGTATCCAGTCGGACACCCACCCGGAGATCGTGTCGAAGGACCACCTCAGCAAGACGGACGTCCGCGACATCGTCGCCCTCGCGGAGAGCCGCCACATCCATGTCGTCCCCGAGATCGACTCGCCGGGCCACCTCGGCGCGGTGATCGCCGCCCACCCCGACCTCCAGCTGCGCAGCGTCGCGGGAACCGCCCCGCGCGGCACCGTCGACATCTCCAAGCCCGCCGCGGCCTCCCTCGTCGACGACCTGCTGAACGAGTACGCCGGTCTCTTCCCCGGCCCGTACTGGCACCTCGGCGGCGACGAGTACCAGGCCCTGACCGTGGCCAGCCCGTCGACCTCCTACCCTCAGCTGGCCGCGGCCGCCAAGCAGGCCTACGGCCCCGGCGCCACCGTCGCGGACCTCGCCACCGGCTGGCTCAACGCCCGCGCCCAGGTGGTGCGCGGCCACGACCGGACCGCACGGGCCTGGAACGACGGGTTCTTCCGCGGCGGCACGGTCCAGGCGGACAAGGACCTGGAGGTCGCGTACTGGACGGGCAAGGAGCTCGGCGCGCGGCCGCCCGTCGAATACCTGAGCGCGGGCCGCAAACTCATCAACTACAACGACGAGTACCTCTACTACGTCCTCGGTGAGCCGCAGACCTTCGTCTACCCGACCGGGCAGCGCATCTACGAGCAGTGGACCCCGCTCGTCGTCCGCGGCACCACACCGGTCCCCGCCAAGTACGACGGCCAGATCCTCGGCGGGAGCTTCGCCGTCTGGTCCGACCGCGCGAACTCCCAGACCCAGGACCAGGTGGCGGCGGGGATCAGGATGCCGCTGCGCGCCACGATCCAGAAGCTGTGGGACCCGGGCCGGCCGACGCTGTCCTGGACGGACTTCAAGAATTTGGCGAACCGGCTGGGCTGA
- a CDS encoding TetR/AcrR family transcriptional regulator — protein sequence MPAPTDSPGPDDTSAPGKAQEKGPAKSEQTRALILETALRLFQERGYDKTTMRAIAQEAGVSVGNAYYYFAGKEHLIQGFYDRIGAEHQAAIRPVLEREKDLEARIAGVLKAWLDVAEPYHEFAAQFFKNAADPESPLSPFSPESAGPREESIAIHREVLAGSKAKVPEELRDVLPELMWLSQMGLVLYWVFDRTEGRERSYRLAERGARITTRGVSLARFRVLRPLVHEVHELFTDFLPGMTKLLPDPGRGSTTG from the coding sequence GTGCCAGCACCGACAGACAGCCCCGGCCCGGACGACACCAGCGCGCCAGGAAAGGCCCAGGAAAAGGGTCCCGCCAAGAGCGAGCAGACCCGCGCGCTGATCCTGGAGACCGCGCTGCGGCTGTTCCAGGAGCGGGGGTACGACAAGACGACCATGCGGGCGATCGCCCAGGAGGCCGGGGTCTCCGTCGGCAACGCGTACTACTACTTCGCCGGCAAGGAGCACCTCATCCAGGGCTTCTACGACCGGATCGGCGCCGAGCACCAGGCGGCGATCCGGCCGGTCCTGGAGCGCGAGAAGGATCTGGAGGCGCGGATCGCGGGCGTACTGAAGGCGTGGCTGGACGTGGCGGAGCCGTACCACGAGTTCGCGGCGCAGTTCTTCAAGAACGCCGCCGACCCGGAGAGCCCGCTCAGCCCCTTCTCCCCCGAGTCGGCGGGCCCGCGCGAGGAGTCCATCGCCATACACCGCGAGGTGCTCGCCGGATCGAAGGCGAAGGTTCCGGAGGAGCTGAGGGACGTCCTGCCCGAGCTGATGTGGCTGTCGCAGATGGGGCTCGTCCTGTACTGGGTCTTCGACCGCACGGAGGGGCGCGAACGCAGCTACCGGCTCGCCGAGCGCGGCGCCCGCATCACCACCCGGGGCGTCTCACTGGCCCGCTTCCGCGTCCTGCGCCCGCTCGTCCACGAGGTGCACGAGCTGTTCACGGACTTCCTGCCGGGGATGACGAAGCTGCTGCCGG
- a CDS encoding DHA2 family efflux MFS transporter permease subunit, which produces MADNRRWWALVVIALAQLMVVLDMTIVNIALPSAQSDLHMSDGNRQWVITAYTLAFGGLLLLGGRIADLAGRRLTFMIGLLGFAAASALGGAAANSGMLFGARALQGVFAALLAPAALSLLTTTFTDPAERGKAFGVFGAIVGAGAAFGLLAGGFLTQYLDWRWCLYVNVPIALVAFAGALAVLSGGGRYEDARLDVPGAVLGSAGMLSLVYGFSEAESRSWGDGLVLGLLAAGVVLLGVFGLWQTRARVPLLPMSVVRDRQRVGAFLTILFVTIGMFGVFLFLTYYMQRVLGYSPMKTGLAYLPITVGMITGSTQVAARLLNRVPPRALIVPGLLLAAGALAIIAQVGVAPAYVSHILPGMLMLGLGMGTAMMTSISLATVSVAPRDAGAASATFNTAQQVGGSIGTALLNTIAASVTTRYATAHAAPGVDRRALASRAAVHGFNVATWWAMGALLLAALIAGFVVNADRMPASQARPAPLPEPVETDA; this is translated from the coding sequence GTGGCCGACAACCGCCGTTGGTGGGCGCTGGTCGTCATCGCGCTCGCCCAGTTGATGGTCGTCCTCGACATGACCATCGTGAACATCGCCCTGCCCTCCGCCCAGAGCGACCTGCACATGTCGGACGGCAACCGGCAGTGGGTCATCACCGCGTACACCCTCGCCTTCGGCGGACTGCTGCTGCTCGGCGGCCGGATCGCCGACCTCGCGGGTCGCCGACTCACCTTCATGATCGGCCTGTTGGGCTTCGCCGCCGCGTCCGCGCTGGGCGGCGCGGCCGCGAACTCCGGGATGCTGTTCGGGGCGCGCGCCCTCCAGGGCGTGTTCGCCGCACTGCTCGCTCCCGCCGCCCTGTCGCTGCTCACGACGACGTTCACCGACCCCGCGGAACGCGGCAAGGCGTTCGGCGTGTTCGGCGCGATCGTCGGCGCGGGCGCGGCGTTCGGGCTGCTCGCCGGCGGCTTCCTCACCCAGTACCTGGACTGGCGCTGGTGCCTGTACGTCAACGTGCCCATCGCCCTGGTCGCGTTCGCCGGCGCCCTGGCGGTGCTCAGCGGCGGCGGTCGCTACGAGGACGCGCGCCTCGATGTGCCGGGCGCGGTGCTCGGCTCCGCCGGAATGCTCTCGCTGGTCTACGGCTTCTCGGAGGCGGAGTCGAGGAGCTGGGGCGACGGACTGGTCCTTGGACTGCTGGCCGCCGGGGTCGTGCTGCTCGGCGTGTTCGGTCTCTGGCAGACCCGCGCCCGGGTGCCTCTGCTGCCGATGTCGGTGGTAAGGGACCGGCAGCGGGTCGGGGCGTTCCTCACCATCCTCTTCGTCACCATCGGGATGTTCGGGGTCTTCCTCTTCCTCACCTACTACATGCAGCGCGTGCTCGGGTACTCGCCGATGAAGACCGGACTCGCCTACCTCCCCATCACCGTCGGCATGATCACCGGCTCCACGCAGGTCGCGGCCCGCCTCCTGAACCGGGTCCCGCCGCGCGCCCTCATCGTCCCCGGGCTGCTGCTGGCCGCGGGCGCGCTGGCGATCATCGCGCAGGTCGGGGTGGCACCCGCGTACGTCTCGCACATCCTGCCCGGCATGCTCATGCTCGGCCTCGGCATGGGCACGGCGATGATGACCTCCATCTCGCTGGCCACGGTGAGTGTCGCGCCCCGGGACGCGGGCGCGGCCTCCGCCACCTTCAACACCGCCCAGCAGGTCGGCGGTTCGATCGGCACGGCGCTGCTCAACACGATCGCCGCGAGCGTGACGACCCGGTACGCGACCGCGCACGCGGCCCCCGGCGTCGACCGTCGCGCCCTCGCCTCCAGGGCCGCCGTGCACGGCTTCAACGTGGCCACCTGGTGGGCGATGGGAGCGTTGCTGCTGGCCGCGCTGATCGCCGGGTTCGTGGTGAACGCGGACCGGATGCCGGCCTCCCAGGCGCGGCCGGCTCCGCTGCCCGAACCGGTGGAGACGGACGCCTGA